The stretch of DNA CCCACGACCGTCGGATGTCTTCCCCTCCCAGCAGAGTGCTGAGAAGGATAGAAGTCCGACGCTCTATCCAGACTGAGCTACGTGCCCTACCGGTCGTTCTCGGTGACAGTCAAAAATTGTAGCGGTCTGCGTTTTACCCGTCGAAGCGGTACAGCGAGGTGACGAAGGGGAGCAGATTGAACATCCAGTAGGCGATGGGGAGGCCGATGATGGTGATGGCGAAGAAGGCAGCGATGTTCGCCCACGCGAGGCTGAGCCACCAGCCGATGAAAATGAAGTAGAGGAGTCTGATGACCAGTGAGTGTTGGCCGCGGCTCGACTCCGGTGTCGAAAGCGAGCGTGGCTCTTTCAGCGTGAGGGCGGTCGGGACGAGGTTGATGAGTTTGATGCCGAGCGGGAGGAGGATGAGGGTGGCGTTCAGGAACCACGCGATGTTGATGAGTGCGGGGGTGAGCCACCAGCCAACGGCGACGAACCAGAGGGCGCGAACCAACAAGGGGCGTTGTGCCATACTCGTCGTAAGTGGTGAAGCGAGAAAAGTTGTGTCCCACCCGGAGCAGAGGGCTTATGCGCGCCTCACGAGTACGCCGACGTAATGCGTGTTATCGGTATCGTCGGACTGCCGGGAAGCGGCAAGAGCGAGGCCGCGACGGTTGCGAAGGAACTCGACATTCCCGTGTTGACCATGGGGGATGTCATCCGGGC from Haladaptatus sp. ZSTT2 encodes:
- a CDS encoding YccF domain-containing protein, yielding MAQRPLLVRALWFVAVGWWLTPALINIAWFLNATLILLPLGIKLINLVPTALTLKEPRSLSTPESSRGQHSLVIRLLYFIFIGWWLSLAWANIAAFFAITIIGLPIAYWMFNLLPFVTSLYRFDG